The genomic window CTCAAGCGTCTGATTTTTATTACCGATGCCATGCGTGCCGATGAACTGGATTCTGATGGGAGCATCTTTGTGTCTTACGATAAGGAAGGGAACCCTGTCGGCCTCAACAAACGGGCAAAGAGAGTGGCAAAAGGAAGTGGTACAAGTCTGAGGGAGTTGGAGGATTTGCTGGTGCAGGCGAGAATGATGGCTGGAATGGCCAAGCAAGCTGGTGGTCAAAATGGATGGTACGCGACTGTCAATGTAATTGAAGCAAATCACGCTAATTTTAGATATAGGATGTCAGCGATGCAGAAGATGCAAGCTGCCGCCGGTGGGAAACCTCTTGGACCCAACGGTCAACCTTCCCCTGCGCAAATTGAGGCTATGCGAAAGGCCATGCCTCCAGAGCTTGTCCGCAAGTTACGTGCCGCTGGTCCCCAGGGTGCTCAGAAGATGATGCAAGATATGATGGGTGGCATGGGCGGAATGCCTGGTATGGGAGGTGCTGGCGGACCTGGCGGTATGGATTTGGGCAATatgatgaggatgttgggaggtggtggtggcggtggtggcGGCGGTGGGATGCCCAACATGAGTCAGATGCaagagatgatgaagggCATGGGTATGGGAGGTGGCGGCGGTATGGGCGGTATGCCAGGTGAGTTGCGATAATGTTTGTGTGGAGGTCTTTTGTTACTGACAGCGTATCTTTCAGATATGAGCCAattgatgaagatgatgggCGGCAGCGGTTAAGTGATGATGGGCGGTAAGGCTTGAGCGTGGGCTCGACGATGATTTTCGCTCTCGCGAAGATTATGGAAGTGTTTGACTACAGTGTTGGTGCGCGTCCCATCTCATCAACCCACAGATTAGTGGTGACCGTCGGTCGCCCCGTAAACAAGTACCAAGGTCCAAGACCTTTATACCACACAAGCTCAGGATATAATGTATGCATGGGATATTCAGAAGCCTGAGAGTGCTATACAAATACAAACGAAGTGCGCTATTGATTGATTCCCAATCCAGTAGTAGAGTTCCCCGTAACATTCATTACTGGGCTGCCAGGCGCCGCCTGACCATGTCCACCAGCTGAAATCGGTACCGGCGCCTGCCTCTGCGTTGTTGGTTGTGGGTTGGGCGTCCCACCCATCGGTGTACTGGGAACGTTGGAAGATTTTAGTGTGCGGATTTGGAAAGTACATTGTGGGAGGGAGGATGATTCGGCGGATACGACAGCGTTCATGCCTAATCTGTGAAGAGCACCTTGTATGAGGGCCTGAGGGAAGATTAGATGCTATCTACATGTCAGCCTTCGCTATGTCAGCATATGGCGTACTACGTACTGTATTGGCAGCATCCATATCTGCTGCACTACCTTTGTATGATGATAAAGGTACAAGTGGAGGGAACGCATTTGACTGCAAGACGTAGACGCCTCGATGATTTGTGCGAAGGTTGTCGATTTGCTTAGAGTACACATAGAGGAAGAGGTCTTTGCAGATGAACTTGATTATATCCAAATGAGCAGATATAGGTGGCCTCGCTAATGTCAACCTGCTTTGCTGTTAGGGCATTCTCTAAGGCCGGAAGTAATGCTCACTTTTCGGCAATGAATCCACCGACCATCAGACCAATTCTCTCAATTCTTTTCGATTGTTCTTCTTCGATTAACCTGGTCTCGTCTTTGGCATCTTTCTCATTCAGCGGTGGTAGTAGACCCTCACTTCTCAgctcgtcctcttccttcttcttctttctgaCTACATGAGCGGAAGATTCGCGTAGTAAGTCGAATGTAGGAGGTAAGAGGTAGCCGGGTAATTGCGCGTCTATGAGGGTTGGAGGAGGATTTGCGAGGATATGAAGGACTGGTGGGACAGTGGGTGCAATTGCAATATGAGTGGAGGTTGAAGAGGGCCGGGACATTGTGAGAGTGATTCCAGAGGAGCCACACACGATATGTTAATTGTTGGTCGTCCCCTCAGTCGAGTGTGCAGAAGAGTTGAGTGTTCAGCGCGGCTGGCCATCTCGACAAGTGACGCCAAACAAGAAGGGAGCGGACATGGCCGCGGCcgactcttcttcaacgGGGGGAGTGACGTGTGAATATACCCCGTcggctgctgctgctgctgctggaTGGAAGTGTTGtcctgctgctgctgctgctgaatgatgatgactGCTGCTGTTGGCCTGACTGTTGAGTTCAACACTAACGAAGTACCTATTGTCAACAACCCTCTTTCCTCACCCCTCGACTCATCGCCCAGGTCCAACCCCGTGGCAAAATCTGACTCACCCCTAGTCATGCCCCTCAACCTCTTCTCACGCTCGGCAAATAACCCATCTCGTAACGAACAGCACGACCCTCACCGAGAACTTTCTGACCTACTTAACAGCTCCCATCTGCAGCACGGCGCACGCTGGTCAAACAACGTAAAGGCCTCCATATTACGCCAGCTGTGGCAGACAGTAAGGCAAGATCCGCATTGGATACAATACTTTGTCCCAGAAGGTACACAAGTCCCGGTGTACGATAATATATGGGAGTGGTTAGTTGACACTCCAAATGGACCATCTACGCCATGGACATTGAGCGCTAAGCAAGCTCAAATAGAAGAACAGAGAAAAGCGGAGGGAAAGCAGCCTATCTGGATTCCCAGGCAAGGCCAAATATGTGGTAAAGTCATGCAACGGCACGACCGCACCTATACCTGCAAGTACGTACTTTACTAATAAAATGTCTCTCATCTGACAAACGACGTACAGGACCTGTGCGATATCGCCATCAGTGTCGCTCTGTGTTGACTGCTTCCGAGCATCTGACCATGAGGGCCATGAAATTCTGTTCGGGCAATCGTACTCATTTTCGGCTTCTTGTGATTGTGGCGACTCTACTGCATGGAAGGACGACTCGCATCTTGGTTGCACCCACCATCCTCGCCTCCCTCCCGGATCTCCTCCGCCATCGTTCCCAGATAAATCTGACATCCCAGACTCTTTGATCACGTCTCTGCAGAAAACGATTGTCATGTGTATTGAATTCATCATTCACACCATCGAGCACTCGCACCTTCCAAGTGAATACGGGATTTTGCCCAAGACAGAGACGGAAATGCGTTCTTCAGATGGGCCGACAGGAGAGCcaaaagaaagaagaggagtgGGACCTTGGGCTGTGATATTGTGGCAAGACGATAGGCATGTGTTAAAGGAGCTGGCCAGGCAAATTAGGGATGGCGTTGGCGTCAAGTGGGAAGTGGCTGAGCAATGGGTAAGAGAGGCCATCGCCGTCGTAAGTATTATTTCTGTTTTTGTATTATTCTCATCTGATTATCTTGTAGGGTCGCAAAATCATACTGGTTTCGCCTAATCCAGTGATTGCTTTTCACGCGGCCAATATGCTGCAGCAGATTGATGCACCTGTGACCTTGCGGCCTGCCGCCGACGTCTTTCGGGAAGAAATCGCGGCTACCCTCATGGATTGGCTCTATGACATTCAAGGCTCTCTGATTGGAGGTGACGATCGGCTTCCAAAACGGCTCATTGTTAACGCCCTCTTCGAGAAGCGAATGCTTCCTCCAGGAGGCCATGGGACGCCACTAGCGAATGATCTTAGCGATCTGGCGCACGGAAAGATGCTTGGTACGACTCAAGTAGTGAAACGGATGGACTGGTTATTACAGTTGGATTCAAGGTTATGGAAAAAAGCCAAGTGGCAGCTGCGGCAGATATACTGTTCGGTGTTTTTGAGCGATGTTGAAGCCCGGAAGGCTTTTGGTGAGTGATTCGTGTACGGAATCTGCTAGGCTGACATGTTTCAGCGTCGTCATTTGCTTTCAATTACCCTCGACTGGCCGAGCATTTTCTCTTTCAAGATCGCGAATTTGACGCCAACATCATATTTTCTTCTGCCTACCTTGTATTCACGAATGGCCCCGCTACCGCCCATGCTTCTGCTCATGCCAATCTCCTGACCAACGTCGTGCAAGTTGCCCACGCTTGGTATACCGGTCAGGTTGTGGCAAGCGAAGGTTGCGACCGTCTGGTTATCCCACCAGTGGCTTTTGATCCAAATGATTCGACTTCTCAAGGACGCTTAGATCTCGATGCACATGCCTTTTCGGGGAAAAAGGGTTTAGCCATATTGGGCCATCTGAGAAGCATGTTCAGACAtgaggagatgaagaagctTGTAGTCAAGCAAAATCAGCTGTTTGGTAAGGTATTGGGATTTATCAACATGTTTGTTGGTATTCAGCCGCAACGtagagaaagaggagaacATATTGAGTACGAAGTGGAATGGCTCAAATCGTTCACTGTTCTTGGTGACCTCGCGCGAATCTGTCGCGATTTGGGAGAGGTTTTCTCAGTAGCAAGTGCAGATTCTCTCCTGCAAAATATGTCTCTTGTCGCCAATCGCATTTTTTGCGACATGTTCCTCATATCCAACACGCTCGACAAGGATCGATATACTCCTCTCACGGAGTATACAATCAATGATATTTTGGTACTTGGAACAAGCGTTACTATCATCAAGCAAGATGTAACGACTATCGAGGCATTCAGCTTCCACCACTACCTCAACCTGTTGTTTGCAGGGATGATAAAATGCATGAGAACTGTAATTCCTTGGGAAAACGGGAAAGTCAACGGGATGGATTTCAAGCGGATAGTGGAAAAGTTTGTCTTAGGCGGCAACGATGAACAAGCTatggagaggatgaagcTGATGCTCATTGAGTGGCCTTTACAAAGTAAGTACTCGGTAAAGCAGACAAGAAGTGATCTAACGCCCAAGGTAGAGCATGTGGTTTTTGCTCAATTACGCGCCAACATGTGGAAAAAAAACGGCTCTGCACTCCGACTACAACATCACCATTACTGCGACGTTTCTATCCGCGAGTCTACCATCGACCAAGAatttttccttctccaatTTGGGCTCTGCATCCTTGACCCATTCACATTTATAGTTGCTCTGATTGATCGTTTCGGCCTTACGAAAATGTTTCAAGGGAATGTCGAGAAGGCGCTCCTCTGGTATGGCGAAGATCCAGATCCAAAGCAAATAATCAACCTTATGGAGGACTTACTGCTTTTGATCATTCATCTTGTGTCTTATCCGGCCGTCATCAACGGATGGGATAGAAAAACCATAACTAGGAAACTGATCATTCATCTCTTGGCAGTACAACCCATGACTTACTCGGAACTGTTCAAGAAGCTCCCTGAACGGTCCCAAGAGATCAGTTGCGGTCCTATTCTAGCTGAAGTCGCCAACTTCCGCGAACCTACCGAGACTACATCTGGGCAGTACAGCTTGAAAGATGATGTCTACGACGAAGTGGATGTACACTGGAGGTATTACACAAGGAATGACCAGCGATCAGTCATGGACAAGCTCATCGCACGGGCGAAGAAAAATAGACCTTCAAATGAAGAACCCTTAATCCTTCCCCGGCCGCTGGAACTCCCATCAACTGACAGCCCTTTCTCAAAAGTTGGTGATTTCCTGCATACTCATGTGGTGGCAGATCTTGTGCACTGGACTCTTGCACACTGTATGCACATTGCCACGCCAGACAAATGGGCTGAAATAGTCCAACAAGCCTACCCACAAGAATATAGTGATACTCCTCTCATTCCCTCATGGGATTTTGTCCTAGATTACGCCCTCCATCTCGCCATGATCGCCCTCGGAGTTGCACCCCAAGAATTTGCACAACAATCCGTCTTCTTGAAAGGCATGGAAGGCTCAAATAGCACGTTCCAGAATTTGTGGGTCATGCAATCCGACCCGGCTTTCAAAGCCTTCAAGCCTCGCGTGGACTACATACTTGATACCATTGTCGCCAACTTGCCTTCCCATTACACGTCTGATTACCGAGCGCACAAGGAAAGCGAAAACATGCTGGCTCTCTCCAGTCCCGCCAAGCCCGATCCTAAGGCCGCAGCCGCGGCTAGGCAAAAAGCCATCATGGCCGAGTTCGCGAAGCAACAGCAGGATTTCGTGGCAATGATGGAGGATATGGATGACgacgaggaggatgttCAGGCGAATGAGcaaaaggaggaagaagagtcATACGGGAACTGTATCGTCTGCCAAGAAGAGGTCACAGCTAAAAACTCTGGTGGGATGCTGACGCTCCTCCAACCAAGTCGGCAGTTGCGTGACGTGGTGAACACCCGAGACTGGTTTGAAGAATCTTTACTTGCTCCAACAAGTATGGATAGGCCCGGAAGATACCAGAGGTATTCCTACGACCCTAAGCATCCCGAACCGGTTGGCACACAGGGATACCCATGCACTAATCTCCGATTTGGTATCCATATGTCAGCATGTGGCCATTACATGCACGACACATGTATGAACAACCATTTCGAAACCACCAAGATTAGACATACTCAGCAGGTTCAGCGGCATCATCCCGAAAATGCTGTGCGGCTCGAGTATATGTGTCCACTGTGTAAATCTTTGGGCAATGTGCTCATTCCCGTAGAGCCGTCTCGTATCGCCAAGAAACCTGCCGTATCGGTGAAAAAGGATGAGGATAAGCTTCCCAGTCTATCAGTGATGATTAGGAGAGTGTCAAGCGAAGGATTGCTGAGGGTGGCTGATAGTCAGCGGATATGGGAGCATCATGTCGAGACCGGAGAGGTTGTGCCATGGTTCTCCGACTGCGTATTCTCGTTGCACTCTCTGGATCATAACCATCGAAGAGGTGCTATGCGGGTCATCTCGAAGATGGCCGATAGAATGGGTGGTCTCGTACGGCCCTTGTCAGAGCAAAGTCAGAGGATAAGAGGGAAAAAAACGCATATGTACCTGCCCGACGATATGGTGGCGTACACGGTATCCATGGCGGAGATTACCCAGCGAGGACTGAAGACAAACTCTGCAGAGGCGTTGACAGTGGCTGAGCAAATTAACGAGACCTCGCTCAAGATCATTGATAAGCTCATCGGGCTACTGCAGCTGGAGCTGGATTTGTATTTTGGACCGACGTTTGACAGAACGTCTTTAAGAGTGGGTATATTTGCACGGTTTTTGCCAGACTGGTATAGGTCCAGTACACTTCCCTCTCCGCTTCTCATCCGACAACCTCTCGGGATGGTCATTGAATGTGCAGCTATTGCCCCAGACTTGCTACAGGCAGTCATCGTGATGGCTTACTATGCCGAGCTTACGAGGTGCATGCTCGCCCTTTCGCTCTCCGCCAAGAGATGCCTCGGCCCTCGAACACGACCTTCCTCCCGTACTCAGCCTCCTGAGGATCCTAGCCTCACTGACGCTCTTACTGTCTTCTCTGGCTTCAGGCCGGTAATGCAATCCATTCTTCGACATGCCGGGCCATTTGCCGATACTGATGGCGTTCTTGCTCTTCTCACCGACGATATGCTCTCAAAACTCCTTTACTCCTATACACTCCCCTTCTTACGCCGATGCGCCATCATCTACTACGCCGTGACGGGGACATATCCCGTCACTCAACCATCTGCCGTATCCACCTTTACCGTCGCCACAAGCGAGTACAATCGTCTCCTTACTATCCTTGGGATTCCTCGACCAACTGAGACGCTTGCCAACTCATCCTCCACAGAAACTCCTATCGTTGCGCGATGGATCACTCAATGGGCTCTCCATGGACGCGTCATGCCAGCCTTGGAATTTCCTGGCACGTATGAGTTGGCGAGGCTACCAGAAAAATGGGAGGAGCTGGTGGTGGCATATAGTGATCGAAAATGCGGAAAGTGCAAAACCAAACCATCATATCCAGCGATTTGTCTTTTCTGCGGCACGATGGTCTGTTTGGCGGGGGATTGTTGTGCAGAGGGTGAGCAGGGCGAATGTAATTTGCATATGAGAGAGTGGGTGACTAGATATACAACGCCATGACACTTGAACTGACAATCAATTAGATGCGGAGCTGTGGTCGGCATGTTCGCCGACATCAAGCGATGGAACTTATTGTATCTTTATGCAGGATCGGGGAGCTTTGGGCCAATGCCATATTTAGATACCCACGGGGAACTTGACATTTCTATGAGGTGAGTACAAGAAACCTTTGAAAGCACTTTTACTGACCATTCAATCCGCAGACGAGGTCACAGGCAAATCATGCACGTTGGGCGCATGGATGAGTTGAGAAAGGGGACGTGGTTGATGCACAACATTCCACACATCACTGCTCGAAGATTAGAGCTGACAATAGATCACGGAGGCTGGGGCTGTTTATAGAAGGTTCTTTGAGGTTGGGATACATTGGGGAGTAGAGGATGCAGAGGACAATTTTTTGACATGTATTCCTGTAGCATTCAGTATTTAATGACGATGTCTCATTAATATCTATCCACATAACATATGCAAAAGAAGTTCATCACAATCTTGACTGATCATTGGGTCGGCGACCCATACCCATCGTTCAGGATAAGCACAGCTTTTCGCGACCTCCATATCTTATCTTCTTCGCGCCATTACCTTTCTCgcatgaagaagagtttTGGACAACAAGTCAGGTGGATGTCATTTACGTAATCGCGGCTGGTTTGACTAATACGCGTAAGTAATTAATGTTGATTTACGCGTCACCCAGCATCAATTGGGGATCGCAAATGCAGTTATTCTCCATGCCCTCCATCGCAAATCATTACATGGTCACTTCACCTTCACGACACACCGGTAGATAATGCCCGCCTTTTGTTAGTTGTACAACGAAATGCCGAACCAAGGTGGCCTTTCGCGAAAAAATGAAGGGAGAGTAGTCCCAACATATAGGTTCGTGCAGCTCATCGGGGCCTCAACAAATAAGCTTTTCTGTTTGCTGACTCCCAGGTTCTGTAGACATCTCTTGACTCCCCAGGCCTTGACAACAGCGTGGGTTCAGGAAATGTATTTGTACCTGTCGTACGCTGACTCGTCTGTAGAAATCCTCTTAGAACCATTGCCCACTGCGATATCGATGCTGCATACGCTCGTACGTCTTCTAGCAATCAATGGATACTTGATTAAAGTGCTTATAAATTACAAGAATTCGAGCAAGTTCGTCTTGGATTGCCTGATGATATACCTTTGATCTGCGCGCAATGGCAATCAATCATAGCGGTCAACTATCCCGCCAGGAAATATGGTATCAAAAGGTGAGATCGCTTGTTCATTGCATTTTGTCGCAATGGCTTATTGACTATATCCATTTTCAAAGATTTACCTCCATAGAAGATGCTAAGAAAATGTGTCCGCATCTGGTGGTCCAGCATGTCGCGACGTATCGTAATGGCGAAAATGAAGCAGGTTATTGGGACAATGTCAATCCTCGGACGCATAAAGTCAGCTTGGATGTATACCGAAGAGAAAGTCTTAGAATTCTAGCCATATTCAAGGAAAAGATCCCCAGAGGTGAAATAGGTAAGTCAATTGAGGCTAATCGGGGAATATATTTAACACGGTAACGTTGCAGAGAAAGCATCGATAGACGAAGCATTTCTCGACCTGACTCCAATGGTCATCGAAAAATTGTTAGCTGCCCATCCTTACCTTTCCAAGGTCCCTGAAGATGCTCCAAACGGTTTCGACTCTCCATTACCTCCCCCTCCGCCAATCGATTGGAGCAAAGCTGGCTCTGTTTTCCCCATCGACGGGAAAGAGGATGGGACCGGAACggacgatgaagaaggtggaCAGGAGGACGAGAGAAGTGAAGATGGTGAGGGGCCCGATGCTAGGGCTTCTAGCAGCGATAGAGATTCCTGGGAAGATTGGGCGCTGTGTATGGGTGGGGAACTCATGTCTAATGTACGCGAAGAGGTATATCTAAAATTACATTATACATGCTCGGCGGTGAGTCTCTTCGGTCCCGACTGTCTTTTCTATATCTGACATATACACGCATGCAGGGAATCGCCCACAATAAGGCGATGGCCAAGGTCCGTGATTTGATCCATAATGTTGGACAACTGCTAATTCTTTGCGCTAGTTGTGCTCAGCGTGGAGAAAGCCTAATAACCAGACCATCCTTCGCACAGCTGCAGTACCAGCTTTTTTGAATGGTCGGGACTTTACAGATGTATGTATTATGTATTTGAAAAATACTGGATGTAAAGAAAAAGACGGAGGTAAAGATGCTGACAGGAAAGTTAGATCCGATCACTTGGTGGCAAGCTTGGTGCAGCAATAGCCCAAGAGTTCGATGCAAAGACAGTGGGCGATATGCTGTAAGTACCAATTGAGAGATTGGAAGTCCTTTGCTCATAAAAGAAGGACTGTGTCACTCGATGCGATGCAAAAGAAATTCGGTGAGGAGAGTATCTGGGTGTACAACATTCTCCGCGTATGTCATTTCCCAATTAACAGGGGTTTTGCCTTAACATCTACCCAGGGAATTGACCATTCCGAGGTAACGGAGCGTGTTTCCACGAAATCTATGCTTGCATCAAAAAGTATCCGTCCAGCGGTCACGTCCCCTCAACAAGGTTATCATTGGCTTTCAATTCTGGCGGGAGAATTGAAAGTTCGTCTGAGGCAGTCAAGAGAGGTTACGCCAGGACTTTGGCCCAAAACATTAGCCCTTAGTCATCGTCAAGGTTAACGAAACGACTAATTTTCTATCTTCATCATGCTTACTTACTCTTTCATAGGCATCGAACCCTCCCGGTCTAGACAGACTCCGTTCCCCTACACGCGAAACCTCTCTACAGATTACATATTGAAGTATGCCAAAAAGCTATGGGATGAGGCGACTCAACCCATGTTGAAAGGTAACATGAAACTTAACGTTGTATGTCCCTTCGAACTTCTATGCAGAAGTTAATGACTGACTGATGGCCATAGATTGGCCTTTCTTTCACTGGTCTGGAGAAGCTTGAAGACGGGCAGCAAGGGATTGAAGGCTTCTTCAATAATGCCAAACCAAAGACACCTGCTGAGAGTACTCGCAAACCTTCATCTTCGACAACTCCCCAAGTATTATCGAAGTTGAATAGCACTTCAAAGCGAACTCGATCTCCATCGCTTGATTCTTCCTCATCGACATCTACTTCAGTCCAACTTCTACCCTCGGACAAGGACCGACCGACAAAACCACCTCCTTTGAAATCCAAGAAGGGCTTGGACGCTTTTCTCACCAAAAAAGTTTCCAATCTgacttcttcctctccgCACTCCAACATATCTACCCCATCTTCAGCATCCGTCTCAGACTTGGAAATGACTCCTAGTGAACCTCCCCAATCATCGCATATATCTTCGCATACGAAGGCGGATATGGACTCTTGGGCGTGTTCTGAGTGCGGCAAGATTTTTACTGTCCCGGAAGAGCTGTACTTAGGTGATGAGGGAGTGGGATTGCTGGGAAGCATGAAACAGGAGCATGAGGATTGGCATTTTGCAAAGTCACTGCAGGATGGTAGTGATAGCATTAGCGGAACTAGCGCGCCTAGTCAGAGGCGAAGCAATGTTGGCTCTTCTCTCAcgaagaaaggaaaaaagaatgTAGAGGGTATCAGAGCGTTCTTCAGACCGAAACCACAATAGTCATATCTTACTACAGTTTAATTTATCGAGTCTTGGTCCCATAACTGTTGTCATAAATCAAGTTGTACATTTATGCAATATATTTAAACAATACAATTAGAATATATACAAAACAAGTCCGTTATTAGGAAGATATCAGACGAATCTAACAAAATGTAATACAACAAACAGATTAAGTGACCAGTGCTGCAGCTATACGAATTAATTATATTTTCAAATAGATGTTATGCAGTACCATGGGGCCGTATTCGCCCCATACGTCTTCCCTCACTTCCTTAATGCACCGCAAGAATGCTGACGAGGCCTTCACTTGTGTCCAGTTTTTAGCCTAACAAAATCCTTCAAATCAACTGACTGGTCGCAACCAACAACGTAACTATATAGCGCTCACTATATAAGCAAGAACTTTGCTATGCAATTCTTCATATGGGTAGCTAACAAATCTGCAACTCTCATCGGTTTTTTTTGGAAGACCTGGAAGGAGAAACGTACTCACGCGGCGGACATACATGTCTCGTGGGATAAATTCCTCAAAATCTGCTCCATGGCCATTTCCCTTAGTTCTTCTAGCCTGTATCGGTGTGCGAGCATATAAACATCAAGTGCACTTGCAGGAGGGGGGCGTGGGGTGGGATGAGGGTGGGGATCGTTCCCTGACCCTATGCGTGCAGAGGTACCGATGCCGAAAGAGCTATTTGGCCGGCTGAGGGCCGAAAGATGGGAGGCAATAAAATGGGATTTGCTACTGTTGGGAGTCGCAAAGGCATAATTTTGAGGAACAGTCATTGTCGGTATTTTCGACGGCGACGTGGACATTGTATCTTTTTTCATTTTCTTCTGTTGTTGGGATGTTCCCTTCTCTCCGTATGTCTCTGAAATGCTCGCAACTTCAGCCTTTAATGCTGCACTTATTTTACTACTAGGCGCATCCTTTAGATTGATCGGCTCATTTTCGGGGGAAGTGGAGTCTACTTCAGCATCCCAGTCGCCAACTAGGGGTAGGCGAAGGTAGTTCCATTCCGCCGAACCATTTTGAGTGGATGTTTGAGGATGTAATATTCTGTCCACGTGGGCCTTATCCAATCTATGTTCATCATTTATATAACGATAGTTCTCATGCTCTGAAAATGTGAGGTCGTTCGTATAGAGATAGCTAAGGATATGAATAAGCACAAGTTCGCAAAACCATAATTCTTCAACTGGGACTCACTGTAGTATCCAGTAGAGCGTGCTGAAGGAGGCGTCGTCAACGATGATTGTATTATATCTCTCGGTTTCCGCGAATCCCGACGTCAACAAGTCTTTGAAGTACTCAGACTTCTCCTCTAAAATTTCGGAATGCGCATACAATATTCGCTTGCGCGATTGCCTGGTGACTTTGATGTCGGATAAATCTTCTTCCGGATCAACTTCCGTAGCCCGGCCACTTACGGAGGATGGCTGAGATTGATTGTAGACATGCTC from Cryptococcus gattii WM276 chromosome E, complete sequence includes these protein-coding regions:
- a CDS encoding ER to Golgi transport-related protein, putative (Similar to TIGR gene model, INSD accession AAW43628.1); amino-acid sequence: MSRPSSTSTHIAIAPTVPPVLHILANPPPTLIDAQLPGYLLPPTFDLLRESSAHVVRKKKKEEDELRSEGLLPPLNEKDAKDETRLIEEEQSKRIERIGLMVGGFIAEKLTLARPPISAHLDIIKFICKDLFLYVYSKQIDNLRTNHRGVYVLQSNAFPPLVPLSSYKGSAADMDAANTHLIFPQALIQGALHRLGMNAVVSAESSSLPQCTFQIRTLKSSNVPSTPMGGTPNPQPTTQRQAPVPISAGGHGQAAPGSPVMNVTGNSTTGLGINQ
- a CDS encoding ubiquitin-protein ligase, putative (Similar to TIGR gene model, INSD accession AAW43630.1), which produces MPLNLFSRSANNPSRNEQHDPHRELSDLLNSSHLQHGARWSNNVKASILRQLWQTVRQDPHWIQYFVPEGTQVPVYDNIWEWLVDTPNGPSTPWTLSAKQAQIEEQRKAEGKQPIWIPRQGQICGKVMQRHDRTYTCKTCAISPSVSLCVDCFRASDHEGHEILFGQSYSFSASCDCGDSTAWKDDSHLGCTHHPRLPPGSPPPSFPDKSDIPDSLITSLQKTIVMCIEFIIHTIEHSHLPSEYGILPKTETEMRSSDGPTGEPKERRGVGPWAVILWQDDRHVLKELARQIRDGVGVKWEVAEQWVREAIAVGRKIILVSPNPVIAFHAANMLQQIDAPVTLRPAADVFREEIAATLMDWLYDIQGSLIGGDDRLPKRLIVNALFEKRMLPPGGHGTPLANDLSDLAHGKMLGTTQVVKRMDWLLQLDSRLWKKAKWQLRQIYCSVFLSDVEARKAFASSFAFNYPRLAEHFLFQDREFDANIIFSSAYLVFTNGPATAHASAHANLLTNVVQVAHAWYTGQVVASEGCDRLVIPPVAFDPNDSTSQGRLDLDAHAFSGKKGLAILGHLRSMFRHEEMKKLVVKQNQLFGKVLGFINMFVGIQPQRRERGEHIEYEVEWLKSFTVLGDLARICRDLGEVFSVASADSLLQNMSLVANRIFCDMFLISNTLDKDRYTPLTEYTINDILVLGTSVTIIKQDVTTIEAFSFHHYLNLLFAGMIKCMRTVIPWENGKVNGMDFKRIVEKFVLGGNDEQAMERMKLMLIEWPLQSKYSVKQTRSDLTPKVEHVVFAQLRANMWKKNGSALRLQHHHYCDVSIRESTIDQEFFLLQFGLCILDPFTFIVALIDRFGLTKMFQGNVEKALLWYGEDPDPKQIINLMEDLLLLIIHLVSYPAVINGWDRKTITRKLIIHLLAVQPMTYSELFKKLPERSQEISCGPILAEVANFREPTETTSGQYSLKDDVYDEVDVHWRYYTRNDQRSVMDKLIARAKKNRPSNEEPLILPRPLELPSTDSPFSKVGDFLHTHVVADLVHWTLAHCMHIATPDKWAEIVQQAYPQEYSDTPLIPSWDFVLDYALHLAMIALGVAPQEFAQQSVFLKGMEGSNSTFQNLWVMQSDPAFKAFKPRVDYILDTIVANLPSHYTSDYRAHKESENMLALSSPAKPDPKAAAAARQKAIMAEFAKQQQDFVAMMEDMDDDEEDVQANEQKEEEESYGNCIVCQEEVTAKNSGGMLTLLQPSRQLRDVVNTRDWFEESLLAPTSMDRPGRYQRYSYDPKHPEPVGTQGYPCTNLRFGIHMSACGHYMHDTCMNNHFETTKIRHTQQVQRHHPENAVRLEYMCPLCKSLGNVLIPVEPSRIAKKPAVSVKKDEDKLPSLSVMIRRVSSEGLLRVADSQRIWEHHVETGEVVPWFSDCVFSLHSLDHNHRRGAMRVISKMADRMGGLVRPLSEQSQRIRGKKTHMYLPDDMVAYTVSMAEITQRGLKTNSAEALTVAEQINETSLKIIDKLIGLLQLELDLYFGPTFDRTSLRAVIVMAYYAELTRCMLALSLSAKRCLGPRTRPSSRTQPPEDPSLTDALTVFSGFRPVMQSILRHAGPFADTDGVLALLTDDMLSKLLYSYTLPFLRRCAIIYYAVTGTYPVTQPSAVSTFTVATSEYNRLLTILGIPRPTETLANSSSTETPIVARWITQWALHGRVMPALEFPGTYELARLPEKWEELVVAYSDRKCGKCKTKPSYPAICLFCGTMVCLAGDCCAEGEQGECNLHMRECGAVVGMFADIKRWNLLYLYAGSGSFGPMPYLDTHGELDISMRRGHRQIMHVGRMDELRKGTWLMHNIPHITARRLELTIDHGGWGCL